A genomic stretch from Nitrobacter winogradskyi Nb-255 includes:
- a CDS encoding PAS-domain containing protein, with the protein MRIDWRMMLGPALAMLIAGASIYADHELAAVPNLSALYICVVALAGSLGGTASGLISAGIAVLASAGFLGDDNAAVAEGSTLLHLGLLAPAAGGAALITGLLRSRMMNALERERERHATAARLTAALDQTGIGIVMLDADTRAEFINRAFRHYFSLPDEKADSRPPFIALMYHGRDTGAYELPQDELSHFIAERVRMVRAGDPTPINIKLRNGQVLRFICTALPDGGRMLSYTPVTDLIRRTDDPADADYYLSLRGGDRRLPVHRLRAAE; encoded by the coding sequence ATGCGCATCGACTGGCGAATGATGTTGGGACCGGCTCTCGCGATGCTGATCGCAGGCGCGTCCATCTATGCCGATCACGAGCTCGCCGCCGTTCCGAACCTGTCCGCATTGTATATCTGTGTCGTCGCCCTCGCCGGCTCGCTTGGTGGAACAGCTTCCGGCCTGATCAGCGCCGGAATAGCTGTTCTGGCCTCCGCAGGTTTTCTAGGGGATGACAACGCGGCGGTGGCTGAGGGTTCCACCCTTCTGCATCTCGGCTTGCTGGCCCCGGCCGCCGGCGGCGCCGCCCTGATCACCGGATTGCTGCGATCGCGGATGATGAACGCGCTCGAACGGGAGCGTGAGCGGCACGCGACAGCAGCAAGGCTGACCGCCGCCCTCGACCAGACCGGCATCGGGATCGTCATGCTCGACGCGGACACCCGGGCCGAGTTCATCAACCGCGCATTCCGGCATTACTTTTCGCTCCCGGATGAGAAGGCCGACAGCAGGCCGCCGTTTATCGCACTGATGTATCATGGCCGCGATACCGGCGCATATGAACTGCCGCAGGATGAACTCAGCCATTTCATCGCCGAGCGCGTCCGCATGGTGCGCGCGGGCGATCCGACCCCGATCAATATCAAGCTCAGAAATGGCCAGGTGCTGCGCTTCATCTGCACGGCGCTTCCCGACGGCGGCCGGATGCTCAGCTATACGCCGGTGACCGATCTGATTCGCCGCACGGACGATCCGGCGGATGCCGACTATTATCTGTCGCTGCGCGGCGGCGACCGCCGCCTCCCGGTCCATCGCCTTCGCGCGGCGGAATAA